The Moritella sp. F3 genomic sequence AGTGAAACTATGACTGCCAATACCCAGTCTCATGAAACAGGTTCTCTGATTTTCCATGGGGAAATCAACCAAGAACAACAACAGATCCTAAATCCTGCAGCAGTTGCTTTGTTGACTGAGTTAGTCGAAAAGTTCGCTCCTCAAGTTGATGAGTTACTAAACCAACGCGTAAAGAAACAAGCGCGTATGGATGCTGGTGAATTACCAGATTTCCTGCCTGAAACAGCCCATATCCGCGAAGGCGATTGGAAAATTCAAGGTATCCCTGCAAAACTACAAGACCGCCGCGTAGAAATTACTGGTCCAGTTGACCGTAAAATGGTGATTAATGCACTGAACGCACGCGTTAAAGTATTTATGGCTGATTTCGAAGATTCATTCGCACCAACATGGGCGGGTGTATTAGATGGTCAAGTTAATTTACGTGACGCAGTAAACGGCACGATTGAATATACCAACCCAGCTAACGGTAAACACTATAGTTTAGATGAAGATCCGGCGACGCTTATCTGTCGTGTACGTGGTTTACATCTACCAGAAAAACATATCACTTTTAACGGTAAAATTGTACCGGGCTGCTTAGTTGATTTTGCACTGTTCTTCTCGAATAACTACGAAGCATTGTTAGCGAAAGGCGCTGGTCCTTATTTCTATGTCCCTAAATTACAAAGTCATCATGAATCTAAATGGTGGAGCGAAGTATTTAGCTATGCAGAAGATAAAGTAAACCTAGCACGCGGTACGATCAAAGCAACACTGTTGATTGAAACGATTCCAGCGGTATTTGAAATGGAAGAAATCCTATATAGCATGAAAGAGCATATTGTTGCTCTTAACTGCGGCCGTTGGGATTACATCTTTAGCTACATTAAAACACTGCGTAAGCATGCTGACCGTGTACTACCAGATCGTCATTCAGTAACGATGGATAAAACTTTCCTTAGTGCTTACTCACGTTTGTTAATTAAAACATGTCATAAACGTGGTGCACTTGCTATGGGTGGTATGGCTGCATTCATTCCAGCTAAAACAGCAGAAGAAAACGATAAAGTATTAACGAAAGTAACCGCAGATAAGACCTTAGAAGCACAAAATGGTCACGATGGTACTTGGGTTGCTCACCCTGGCCTTGCTGATACAGCGATGGGCGTGATGAACGAATACATTGGTGAAGGTAATGCTAACCAAATCCAAGTAAGTCGTGCTGATGATGCACCTGTTACTGCAGCTGAACTATTACAACCGTGTGATGGTGAGCGTACTGAAACGGGCATGCGTTTAAATATCCGTATTGGTGTTCGTTACTTAGAAGCATGGATCTCGGGCAATGGTTGTGTGCCTATTTATGGCCTAATGGAAGATGCAGCAACAGCTGAAATCTCTCGCGCATCAATCTGGCAGTGGATCCAACACGGTAAAACATTAAGCAACGGTAAAGTTGTCACAAAAGCATTGTTCTGCCAATTATTACAAGAAGAACTTGTGGTTATTCGCGATGAAGAAATTGGTGTGGAAGCTTACGAAAATAGCCGCTTTGCTGAAGCGTCAAAACTGTTTGAAGAGTTAACAACCAGTGATCACCTTGCTGAGTTCTTAACCCTTCCTGGTTACGATTTCTTAGATTAGAAATTTTTGGAATAGGGCGGGGTTAGTTTATCCCGCGGTGTTCTTGTTGTATCAAGTATTAAAATAATTATTAAGGGAATAAAAATGTCTACATACACAAATGATATCGATGCGGTCGCTACACTAAAAGCGGAACAAGGTTCTAAATGGGCTGCAATTAGCCCAGAATATACAGCGCGTATGCGTGCTCAAAACCGTTTCAAAACGGGTATTGAGATTGCACAGTACACAGCAGACATTATGCGTGCGGATATGGAAAACTACGATAATGATTCTTCACTGTACACGCAGTCTTTAGGTTGCTGGCATGGTTTTATCGGTCAACAAAAAATGATTTCTATTAAGAAACATTTTGAAAACAATACTGACCGTCGTTATCTTTACCTTTCAGGTTGGATGGTTGCTGCATTACGCTCTGAGTTTGGTCCATTACCAGACCAATCAATGCATGAAAAAACATCTGTTTCAGCATTAATTGAAGAACTATACACATTCCTTCGTCAAGCAGACGCACGTGAATTAGGCGGTTTATTCCGTGAACTAGACGCTGCAAGAGATGCGGGCGATTCAGCTAAAGTAGCTGATACACAAGACAAGATTGACAACCACGTGACGCACGTTGTGCCAATCATTGCTGATATCGATGCAGGTTTTGGTAACGCAGAAGCAACATACCTTCTTGCTAAGAAAATGATTGAAGCGGGTGCATGTTGTATTCAGATCGAAAACCAGGTATCTGATGAAAAACAATGTGGCCACCAAGACGGTAAAGTAACGGTACCACATGAAGATTTCCTTGCGAAAATCAATGCTGTTCGTTACGCATTCCTAGAGCTAGGTATCGACAACGGTGTTATTGTTGCGCGTACTGACTCATTAGGCGCTGGTCTAACAAAACAAATTGCAGTAACGAATGAACCGGGTGACCTTGGTGACCAATATAATTCATTCCTTGATTGTGATGAGATCACACAAGCTGAGCTAGGTAATGGCGATGTTATTCTGAAGAAAGACGGTAAATTATTACGTCCTAAACGTCTACCAAGTAACTTATTCCAATTTAAAGAAGGCACGGGTGAAGCACGTTGCGTACTAGATTGCATTACATCGCTACAAGGCGGCGCTGATTTATTATGGATTGAAACTGAGAAACCACACGTTGGTCAAATCGGTGCAATGGTAAATGAGATCCGTAAAGTAGTACCGAATGCGAAACTTGTTTACAACAACTCGCCATCATTCAACTGGACACTTAATTTCCGTCAACAAATCTTTGATATTATGGTTGAAGCAGGTCAAGACGTGTCAGCATATGACCGTGCAGACTTGATGAACGAGAAATATGATACGACAGAATTGTCAGCCCAAGCTGATGAAAAGATCCGTACATTCCAAGCTGATTCAGCACGTGAAGCGGGCATTTTCCATCACCTAATCACATTACCAACTTACCATACAGCTGCGCTATCAACGGATAACCTAGCGAAAGAGTACTTCGGTGACCAAGGTATGCTGGGTTATGTGAAAGGTGTTCAACGTAAAGAAATCCGTCAATCGATTGCATGTGTTAAGCATCAAAACATGGCAGGTTCTGACATGGGCGATGACCATAAAGAATACTTTGCTGGTGATGCAGCACTGAAAGCGGGCGGCGAAGATAACACGATGAACCAGTTTTAACTTATTATAATCCCCCCCCAACCTCCCCCTATAAACAGGGGAGGAGCAAGAGAGTAACTACTTTATTATGAGTTAAAATAGAAAGTCAGTTAATATGAAAAAACCAGCTTCGGCTGGTTTTTGTGTTTTAGAGGGGTCATGTGTCGTCTTTATTCTTCGGCTTTTTTCCTGGCATTAAGTTCGCTAGCAGTTCGGTCGGCATCGGAAATAAGATGGTGGAGTTTTTCTCGCTGGCGATCTCGGTTAAGGTTTGTAGATAACGCAATAAGATAGCATTCGGTTCTTGCGATAGTTTTGCAGCGGCTTCAACTAATTTATCCGATGCCTCCATTTCCCCTGATGCATGGATCACTTTCGCCCGTCGTGTTCTTTCCGCCTCAGCTTGTCGCGCAATCGCCCTGATCATGGTTTCGTTTAAATCAATGTGCTTGATTTCAACGTTAGACACCTTGATACCCCAACCATCGGTACGGGCATCTAAGATGGCTTGAATGTCAGTATTGAGCATATCTCTATTGGCTAACATCTCATCCAACTCATGTTGACCTAATACTGAGCGTAATGTGGTTTGTGCTAGTTGCGAGGTCGCTTGTAGAAAGTTTTCGACATTGATAATGGCTTTTTGAGAATCAATGACCCGAAAGTAAATCACCGCATTAACGCGTACAGAAACATTATCGCGACTGATAACATCCTGACTGGGCACATCCATGACCACGGTACGTAAGTCGACACGTACCATTTGTTGTATTATTGGGATGACGATGATCAGACCGGGGCCTTTGACCTTTTCAAAACGGCCGAGGAAAAAGATCACCCCACGTTCGTATTCGCGTAGGATCCGAAACATGCTCATGATTAACAGGAGTAATAAAAAGATAATTGCTCCGGTGAATAACATGCCGCTACTGAGGATTGCTTGCATCGTTAACCTCCAATTCAGTGACTGGCAATAAGATCAGCGTTAAGCCATCAATGCCATTGATTTCTACTGTCTGTCCGGCGGTGAGTTGCTGCGGGCAATAAGCTGACCAACATTCACCCTTTATATTAATATGGCCTTGGCCGATGAACCCGATGTCTACGGTGACTAGAGCACCAATCAAAGCTTCTTTACCGCTCACGACTTTGTTTTTGCGTATATCCCATAAATACCCAAATATAAACACAAAAAATAGTAATGACACCACGGCTAATGCAGCGATGAGTTGTAGTGATACTTGAAACTGCGGCAAATCCGTATCAAATAAAAATATTGATCCTAGGGTGAAAGCAATCAGCCCGCCAAGTCCAAAAATCCCCACGCTTGGTGACATCGATTCGGCTATCAAGAACGCAATTCCCAGTAATAATAATGCTAGGCCGACATAATCAAGTGGTAATAGCTGGAAAGCGTACAGAGCGATGAATAAGGAAATCGACCCTGCGATACCAGCGACTCCAATACCGGGGCTGTAAAACTCGAGTAAGATGCCATAGACACCTATTAGCATCAGAATGTAGGCAATATTAGGGTCGGTTATAGTGCCAATAAAGTTACTGCGCCAATTAGGTTTACGTAGATCCAATGGACTGTTGGTTAGTGTCAGTCGTCTTTGCTGCTGTTTAATAGTGACGTATTGGCCGTCGAGTTTTTTTAATAAATGTTGTGGTGATTGAGCTATCAGATTAATGACATTTTTATCCAATGCTTCCACTGCAGTCAGTGTGGCAGCCTCGGTCACGGCTAATTCAGCCCATTGCACATTACGTTTACGCAATTGCGCTAAAGAACGAATGTAAGCCACTGAATCGTTTAGTACTTTCTTTTCCATTGCTGTTTTTTCAGTTACTTGTGGTGAGTTCGTTGGATCTGCCCCGTTCTGCTTAGCATTGCTGCCTTCTGAATCTTCAGATTGTGTATCGGGTTTGTTATCCGCATTAGGTGTTGGTTGATAAGGATTGGCAGGTTTTTTATCACCACCGCCGGGCAGAGGGTTACCAATACTGACTGGTGTCGCAGCGCCTAATGTGGTGGTGGTCGCCATCGCTGCAATATGACAGGCATAGAGAATATAGGTACCGGCACTGGCGGCTCTTGCGCCGGGTGGATGAACCAAGCAAGCAATAGGGATATCAGAGTTTAAAATAGCTTGGTTAATATCACGCAAGCTAGAGACTAAGCCGCCAGGGGTATCGATAGTAATAATAATCAGTGGTGCTAAATTTGAGTTGAGTGTGCCGTTATCGCCTTGACTATTACTGGTTGTTTGTTGGTTAGCGCGCTTAATTTCAGACGTGAGGTAATGACTAACGGCTGGGCCAATAGCACCTTTGATGGTTAATACTGGCACTGGCGTGACGACATTGCTAGCGGTCGTCTCAGCTGGTTCAGTCTGGTTCGCGTTTAATATACTACTGTATAGTAATAGCAGGCTTATGAGTAAATAATGCATAGGTAACATCTCACGATGACGTTACCTATATTCTAGCTCATAAATACTGTGCCCGTGTTATGCAGGCGGTTATACACGAGTAACGCAGACGTTATGATAGCTTAAATTGTCTGAGCAGTGATTCTAACTCTTCGCCTGCGGCTGATAAGTCTGTAGAAACTAGTGTCGTCTCATGACTGGATGCTAATAGCTGGGTAACGACATCGCGAATATTGATCATG encodes the following:
- the aceB gene encoding malate synthase A, encoding MTANTQSHETGSLIFHGEINQEQQQILNPAAVALLTELVEKFAPQVDELLNQRVKKQARMDAGELPDFLPETAHIREGDWKIQGIPAKLQDRRVEITGPVDRKMVINALNARVKVFMADFEDSFAPTWAGVLDGQVNLRDAVNGTIEYTNPANGKHYSLDEDPATLICRVRGLHLPEKHITFNGKIVPGCLVDFALFFSNNYEALLAKGAGPYFYVPKLQSHHESKWWSEVFSYAEDKVNLARGTIKATLLIETIPAVFEMEEILYSMKEHIVALNCGRWDYIFSYIKTLRKHADRVLPDRHSVTMDKTFLSAYSRLLIKTCHKRGALAMGGMAAFIPAKTAEENDKVLTKVTADKTLEAQNGHDGTWVAHPGLADTAMGVMNEYIGEGNANQIQVSRADDAPVTAAELLQPCDGERTETGMRLNIRIGVRYLEAWISGNGCVPIYGLMEDAATAEISRASIWQWIQHGKTLSNGKVVTKALFCQLLQEELVVIRDEEIGVEAYENSRFAEASKLFEELTTSDHLAEFLTLPGYDFLD
- a CDS encoding isocitrate lyase, with protein sequence MSTYTNDIDAVATLKAEQGSKWAAISPEYTARMRAQNRFKTGIEIAQYTADIMRADMENYDNDSSLYTQSLGCWHGFIGQQKMISIKKHFENNTDRRYLYLSGWMVAALRSEFGPLPDQSMHEKTSVSALIEELYTFLRQADARELGGLFRELDAARDAGDSAKVADTQDKIDNHVTHVVPIIADIDAGFGNAEATYLLAKKMIEAGACCIQIENQVSDEKQCGHQDGKVTVPHEDFLAKINAVRYAFLELGIDNGVIVARTDSLGAGLTKQIAVTNEPGDLGDQYNSFLDCDEITQAELGNGDVILKKDGKLLRPKRLPSNLFQFKEGTGEARCVLDCITSLQGGADLLWIETEKPHVGQIGAMVNEIRKVVPNAKLVYNNSPSFNWTLNFRQQIFDIMVEAGQDVSAYDRADLMNEKYDTTELSAQADEKIRTFQADSAREAGIFHHLITLPTYHTAALSTDNLAKEYFGDQGMLGYVKGVQRKEIRQSIACVKHQNMAGSDMGDDHKEYFAGDAALKAGGEDNTMNQF
- a CDS encoding slipin family protein is translated as MQAILSSGMLFTGAIIFLLLLLIMSMFRILREYERGVIFFLGRFEKVKGPGLIIVIPIIQQMVRVDLRTVVMDVPSQDVISRDNVSVRVNAVIYFRVIDSQKAIINVENFLQATSQLAQTTLRSVLGQHELDEMLANRDMLNTDIQAILDARTDGWGIKVSNVEIKHIDLNETMIRAIARQAEAERTRRAKVIHASGEMEASDKLVEAAAKLSQEPNAILLRYLQTLTEIASEKNSTILFPMPTELLANLMPGKKPKNKDDT
- a CDS encoding nodulation protein NfeD; amino-acid sequence: MLPMHYLLISLLLLYSSILNANQTEPAETTASNVVTPVPVLTIKGAIGPAVSHYLTSEIKRANQQTTSNSQGDNGTLNSNLAPLIIITIDTPGGLVSSLRDINQAILNSDIPIACLVHPPGARAASAGTYILYACHIAAMATTTTLGAATPVSIGNPLPGGGDKKPANPYQPTPNADNKPDTQSEDSEGSNAKQNGADPTNSPQVTEKTAMEKKVLNDSVAYIRSLAQLRKRNVQWAELAVTEAATLTAVEALDKNVINLIAQSPQHLLKKLDGQYVTIKQQQRRLTLTNSPLDLRKPNWRSNFIGTITDPNIAYILMLIGVYGILLEFYSPGIGVAGIAGSISLFIALYAFQLLPLDYVGLALLLLGIAFLIAESMSPSVGIFGLGGLIAFTLGSIFLFDTDLPQFQVSLQLIAALAVVSLLFFVFIFGYLWDIRKNKVVSGKEALIGALVTVDIGFIGQGHINIKGECWSAYCPQQLTAGQTVEINGIDGLTLILLPVTELEVNDASNPQ